One segment of Paenibacillus rhizovicinus DNA contains the following:
- a CDS encoding N-acetylglucosamine kinase: MKYAAGLDGGGTKTAVVIMDKEGRTVRRFDFGAINYNGQDEASIRGTFREIIAELAKACGGLEHCAHVGIGAAGISNPSVPARMTAAIRDCGFTGGLTIVGDQETALYGALEQDNGLIVIAGTGSICYGKNESGLSHRTGGFGHLIDDEGSGYNIGRDLLAAVVRAYDGRDQATVITRMVFDRLGLESIGELVGFVYDRNRNKQEIAALAPILSEACEQGDPAAMHIAVRSAQSLVGLVVPVAEKLSLRKGTLAMAGSVLLHNPRVQETFRSHLARRYPDMSCMHPKRDAAAGAAMMALSIMNEAIPPFV; encoded by the coding sequence ATGAAATACGCGGCAGGCTTAGACGGAGGCGGCACGAAAACCGCCGTCGTCATCATGGACAAGGAAGGTCGGACGGTTCGCCGGTTCGATTTCGGAGCTATCAATTACAACGGTCAAGACGAGGCTAGCATTCGCGGGACGTTCCGTGAAATTATTGCGGAGCTGGCGAAGGCGTGTGGCGGGCTGGAACACTGCGCGCACGTCGGCATCGGAGCTGCGGGCATCAGCAATCCGTCGGTGCCGGCCCGGATGACCGCCGCGATTCGGGACTGTGGATTTACAGGCGGCCTCACGATCGTAGGGGATCAGGAGACTGCGTTGTATGGAGCGCTGGAGCAGGATAACGGATTGATCGTCATCGCGGGTACCGGATCTATTTGCTATGGAAAAAACGAGTCGGGACTATCCCATCGAACTGGCGGTTTCGGGCATCTGATCGATGACGAAGGCAGCGGCTACAACATCGGTCGGGACCTGCTCGCTGCCGTCGTTCGGGCCTATGACGGCCGGGATCAGGCAACGGTCATTACCCGGATGGTGTTCGATCGGCTCGGCTTGGAGTCGATTGGGGAACTTGTCGGCTTCGTCTATGATCGGAATCGGAACAAGCAAGAAATTGCCGCATTGGCGCCGATCTTATCCGAGGCTTGCGAGCAAGGAGACCCGGCCGCCATGCATATCGCCGTTCGGAGCGCGCAATCGCTGGTCGGGCTTGTTGTCCCGGTCGCGGAGAAGTTGTCCTTGAGAAAAGGGACGCTGGCCATGGCCGGCAGCGTGCTTCTTCATAACCCCCGCGTTCAGGAAACGTTCCGGAGTCATCTTGCCCGGCGTTATCCGGATATGTCTTGCATGCATCCGAAACGGGACGCAGCGGCGGGCGCCGCCATGATGGCGTTAAGCATCATGAATGAAGCCATTCCGCCATTTGTATAG
- a CDS encoding exo-beta-N-acetylmuramidase NamZ family protein: MVRNGIDNIESSAHLLRGKRLGLITSPSGLTQDFISSIEILRNRFHLAALFSPEHGVRGDRDAGELVDTYVDSVTGVTVYSLYRKDSNRLTSEMLDQVDMVLYDIQDVGSRYYTFIYTMLYALEDCAKAGKPFVVFDRVNPLDGVKVEGNVQKPGYLSFVGNYPLAVRYGLTAGEVATMANEEMGWNADLHVVRCDGWERGMLFPDTGRKWVHPSMGIPRFETALLYPGTCLFEGTNLSEGRGTTFPFEMIGAPYVDPERLADAMNHHALSGVRFRPVYFKPTASKHQGERCGGVQLYVNDVRAVMPVETGVTLLDTIRQMFEEFAFLPPMKEGARPFIDLLCGDRLYRDESLELPALLEQFREESQAFAERKGRYHLY; encoded by the coding sequence ATGGTCCGCAACGGAATTGATAATATAGAATCCTCCGCCCATTTGCTGCGGGGCAAACGTCTGGGCTTAATCACGTCTCCGTCGGGATTGACGCAAGATTTCATTTCCTCGATCGAGATATTGCGCAATCGGTTCCATCTCGCCGCCCTATTCTCGCCGGAGCACGGGGTACGGGGCGATCGGGACGCCGGAGAACTGGTAGACACCTACGTAGATTCGGTCACCGGCGTTACGGTTTACAGTCTATACCGCAAAGATTCCAATCGCCTGACGTCCGAGATGCTCGACCAAGTGGACATGGTCTTGTACGATATCCAGGACGTGGGCTCGCGATATTATACCTTTATTTATACGATGCTGTATGCGCTGGAAGATTGCGCGAAAGCCGGCAAGCCTTTCGTTGTGTTCGATCGAGTCAACCCGCTGGATGGCGTGAAGGTGGAGGGCAACGTACAGAAGCCGGGATACCTGTCCTTCGTCGGCAACTATCCGCTTGCGGTGCGTTACGGTCTGACGGCAGGAGAAGTCGCTACGATGGCGAATGAGGAAATGGGCTGGAATGCCGATCTGCACGTCGTGCGCTGCGACGGTTGGGAGCGCGGCATGTTGTTTCCGGACACCGGACGTAAGTGGGTGCATCCATCCATGGGGATTCCGAGGTTCGAGACGGCGCTGCTGTATCCCGGCACCTGTCTGTTCGAGGGAACAAACCTGTCGGAGGGGCGTGGCACGACGTTCCCGTTCGAAATGATCGGGGCTCCCTACGTCGATCCGGAACGATTGGCGGATGCAATGAACCACCATGCGCTGTCAGGCGTTCGCTTCCGGCCGGTTTATTTTAAACCGACGGCCTCGAAGCATCAAGGCGAGCGCTGCGGAGGCGTACAGTTGTACGTGAATGACGTCCGCGCCGTGATGCCCGTCGAGACGGGCGTCACGCTGCTGGACACGATCAGGCAGATGTTCGAAGAGTTCGCGTTCTTGCCTCCGATGAAGGAAGGCGCGCGGCCGTTCATCGACCTGCTGTGCGGCGACCGGCTATATCGGGATGAGTCGCTTGAACTTCCTGCGCTGTTGGAACAATTCCGGGAAGAAAGCCAGGCGTTCGCAGAACGCAAGGGACGCTATCACCTCTATTAA